CTCCATTGCCAATTACTTGATCATGAGCATGTGGTTTTACTCCTCAagtctcagcttcctcatttgTAGAGTTTAACGTGAAGTGTCTGCATAGTGTGTTGCAGGCATAAGGGttcttttcctttgctataaAAAGTTTATAGAGTAATTTGTAGAATATTAAGGTAAATAATGTAttctatattgttttaattaatcagaaaaataagttaattttaagtAAATGTAATATTTGCTCAGATCTCTGGAACAAGTTTAAAAATCAGGGagtaagaaaaatctttttagaatAGTTAAAATAGATGCCTTAAAATCTACGCACTAAAAGGTTGTGTATTATCTTCATGGAAAAATCTCGAGcctttttttattatctttcttttacatACAGTTCCAATAAGCTTGGATATCTAGTTTCCCCACCACAGCAAAttagaagaggagagagaagctgCTACAGGTAGGCATGCTAAATATTAGAATAACAGTAATCTTATGacatactgaaaaataaacaaagaaattaagcTCAGCAACAgcaggagaaaggaggggaggtCATTTGTTTTAtgctcttctcttttttaaatcttcaatagTTGTCCTTAAGAAACCTAGAAAAGCACAGATTTacatttagtattttaaatgatGGCTTTTAAGGGTATATCCTTTATACTCCTTCCCAGTGATTACTTTTCCCTGTCAGCACAACAGAATGCTGTTGATGAAAGTTAACTTACTTAGCTCTCAAGTGTAACGAATTACATTGTTTGTCTTTTAAACTCACCTGCCCTtctcttttccaaaaaaataGGGTAAGGAACTTTTTATGGGCTCTTGTCCCAAACAATTCACAAGCAGTGTTTTTCTAAGTAAGCCATAGATCTTCCACCTAGGTCATAGTTGCCCAGGAGAAAAGAGTCttcaaaattttatcaaaagaacactaaagggggctggagttgtagttcagtggtagagcacttgcctcaaaagcgtgaggcactgggttcaatccttagaaccacataaaaataaataaataaagatgtccatctacaactaaaaaaaaaattttttttttaagcactaaaGGTATTTTCTAGTGCTCCACTGAGAACTGTTAAGCTTATGaaagttcctattttttttacTAGATCACAAGTTAAGAGAAGGTAATAGTTACTAATTCCTGACTGTGACAAAAGGCTTAAAATCTAAACTCCTTCTGCTTGTGTTGCCATAATGTAAAGAACTTTTAGTTTTACAAAAGCCCACTCGGTTTCTTTGATGAGGCACAATTTAGAAACTTTAGCTAGCACTATTTGTACTTAATCCTTTGAGAGAAAACGGTGGGATTTTCAGTtgttgatgtgatttttttccagttcttaaTTATAAGTGTTAGAGctgatatttattctattttgtatgGCCTTGACCCCCATATTCCCTCAAAAAGGTTGCAGGAaaagtggtttttttgttttgtttttgtctttgtttttcatttaaacttttgGTCTTGGAAGACATTATGGCGAAAACTGGGTCATAGCTAATCAGTTCTTCAAAAGATACATTAGGAAGTAATAGGTGATAATTAGTGAAGTAATAACCAATCTAAACTTCAcaaaaggtaattttaaatttatctccATATAAAAAAAGTCCCATAAACTTTCCATTGAAATTCCTAAGTAGCcttaaaaatcatgattttgtttagagttgcttttttttttttgagatggggaaatggggtcttgctatgttgcccaggctgttctcaaaTTCTGGGCTAagcgatcctcccacctcagcctcccaggtagctgggactaAAACCATTGCACCTGCTTTTATAGAGTTATATTTACAAATAAGTGGTATCACTGTTTCTATGCTATTTGAACAGTTAATTCTATTCAGTtgtttgtatatttgaaaatgattATGGCTAGGAAAAGATAAGTTTATCTTTACTTGTCAGATGAATTTAAAGGAATAATATCTTGGAATTTATTTCTCCAGAAGTATAAACCGTGGGCGGCATCACAGCGAAAGATCACAGAGAACTCAAGGCCCATCATTACCAGCAACTCCAGTCTTTGTACCTGTTCCACCACCTCCTTTGTATCCACCTCCTCCCCACAcacttcctctccctccaggTGTTCCTCCCCCACAGTTTTCTCCTCAGTTTCCTCCTGGCCAGCCACCACCTGCTGGGTATAGTGTCCCTCCTCCAGGGTTTCCTCCAGCTCCTGCCAATTTATCTACACCTTGGGTATCATCAGGAGTTCAGACAGCTCATTCAAATACCATCCCAACAACACAAGCACCACCTTTGTCCAGGGAGGAGTTCTATAGAGAACAACGCCGATTAAAAGAAGAGtaagtattttaatttgaaattattatataaacttttttccattttcttatataaCATTAAATAGGTGTCTTTGGAAACATTTTCCAGTGTTTCCAGTTAGTACAAGAAAATTCACCTAAAGTTTAAACCAAACCATACAAGCAACTTTCTCAGGGATTCCTAGTTATTTGTAGTTTTAAAGTAGAAAACTAATggcaatttcattcatttcattcatgATCTAATTACATTTGTCTTGTTAGTTTTCTTAAATGGTTTTTGTTAACTTTCACtctttaactttattttactagggaaaagaaaaagtccaAGCTAGATGAGTTTACAAATGATTTTGCTAAGGAATTGATGGAATACAAAAAGATTCAAAAGGAGCGTAGGCGCTCATTTTCCAGGTTAGTGTTTTGCAAGCCTTCACAACAGAATTACAAATGGGACTTTGAATATCCAGGGATTAGCTATGGATATAAACAACATTGCACTTATGAATTTTTTCTGATTCGGTCTAGGTTTATAGAAATGGAGATGTAACCTATTTCCCAATATCTGTTTATTGAAATAATGTCTCAATGTAAATTCTATTGTGTAGAACTAGCAGTTATGGGGATTAAATTGCCCTTGTCCCTTGAAGTTATTTGCAGTGTAAAATAATTGGGAAATGTTTATGGAAGGAAAGAATTAGGGAAATAACCAAAGAATATATCTGAGGACCCTTTTACCATAAGGCTACAGCTTCTTGCTGGAACATTAACCTGTGTAATTGTAAAGTAGTAGTAGAACACAAAGTGCTGTATTGAGAGAAAAACTGAATTAGAAAAATTCCCTACAAGTTtgctttaaagatttttcttagCCTCACACTTAAAATGTGGTTCCTTTAAAGTTAGATTGTTGGCTAGTATAGGACAAAAGATGGactcctatttttaaataattagataGGAAGTGAAATTCAAATATGATTGGcattttgtttaatgttaataagCTCATATAACTCACGGTACATTGATGCACTCCACTCTAGTTGTTAAgacttcacttttgttttataaCAAATGATTGCTCtgctttgtgtattttattcGATTCCAATAGAGGTCACTGTGCCTCTTTAATCACCTAAGGTGAAACTTGATATTAACAAAGATGAAACCGTGAGAAGAGAATGCTAGAATATTAGAGTCTGTAttctattttgaatatatttctcaACTAtcaattattgttttgtttttgtttttaggtcTAAATCTCCCTATAGTGGTTCATCATATTCAAGAAGTTCATATACATATTCTAAATCAAGATCTGGCTCAACACGTTCTCGCTCTTACTCTCGTTCATTCAGCCGCTCACATTCTCGATCCTATTCACGATCACCTCCATATCCTAgaagaggcagaggcaagagtCGCAATTACCGTTCCCGGTCTAGATCTCATGGCTATCATCGGTCTAGGTCAAGGTCACCCCCATATAGACGCTACCACTCAAGATCAAGATCTCCTCAAGCATTTAGGGGACAGTCTCCCAATAAGCGCAATGTACCTCAAGGAGAAACAGAACGTGAATATTTTAATAGATACAGAGAAGTTCCACCACCTTATGACATAAAAGCATATTATGGGAGGAATGTTGATTTTAGAGACCCATTTGAAAAAGAACGCTACCgagaatgggagagaaaataCAGAGAGTGGTATGAAAAATACTACAAAGGTTATGCTGCTGGAGCACAGCCTAGACCCTCAGCAAATAGAGAGAATTTTTCCCCAGAGAGATTTTTACCACTTAATATCAGGAATTCACCCTTCACAAGAGGTCGCAGAGAAGATTACATTGGTGGACAGAGTCATAGAAGTCGAAATATAGGTGGCAACTATCCAGAAAAGCTCTCAGCAAGAGACACTCACAATCAAAAGGATAATACAAAGTCAAAAGAGAAGGAGGGTGAAAATGCTCCAGGAGACGGCAAAGGAAATAAGCATAAGAAACATcgaaaaagaaggaagggggaagagagTGAAGGTTTTCTGAACCCAGAATTATTAGAGACTTCTAGGAAATCAAGAGAACCTTCAGgtgttgaagaaaataaaacagactcaTTGTTTGTTCTCCCAAGTAGAGATGATGCTACACCTGTTAGGGATGAACCAATGGATGCAGAATCCATCACTTTCAAATCAGTGTCTGAAAAAGACAAGAGggaaaaagataaaccaaaaacaaaaggtGACAAGACCAAACGGAAAAATGATGGATCTGCTgtgtccaaaaaagaaaatgtcacaaagCCTGCTAAAGGACCCCAAGATAAAATAGATGGAGAGCGTGAAAAATCTCCTCGGTCTGAACCTCCACTTAAAAAAGCCAAAGAGGAGACTCCAAAGACTGACAGTACTAAGTCATCATCTTCCTCTCAGAAAGATGAAAAGATCATTGGTACTCCCAGAAAAGCTCACTCGAAATCAACTAAAGAACACCAGGAAACAAAACCAGTCAAAGAGGAAAAGGTGAAAAAGGACTATTCCAAAGATGTCAAGTCAGAAAAACTAACCAATAAGGAAGAAAAGGCCAAGAAACCTACTGAGAAAAACAAACCACCTGATAgtaagggagagaaaaggaaaagaaagactgaAGAAAAAGGAGCAGAGAAAGATTTTGAATCTTCTTCAGTGAAAATCTCTAAACTCGAAGTAACCGAAATAGTGAAACCATCACCAAAGCGCAAAATGGAACCTGATATTGAAAAATTGGATAGGACCCCAGAAAAGGACAAAACGTCTTCATCAGCTGCCCCAGCCAAAAAAATCAAGCTCAACCGAGAAACTGGGAAGAAAATTGGAAGCACAGAAAATATAGCTAGTACAAAAGAGCCCTCCGAAAAGTTGGAGTCCACATCTAGCAAAGTTAAACAGGAAAAGGGCAAAGGAAAGGTCAAACGAAAAGTAACTGGAACTGAAGGATCCAGTTCAACTCTAGTGGATTATGCCAGGTATTATGGGAAGGCGGGAGCAGCTGTCCATCTCAGGAAATCACCCTGGAATTTTATCCATGTTTAAAAGTGTGTTTGATAACAATGTGTGCCTAAAATGGGAATTAGGCTGGCTTACTCTTTCGTTATCTTTAAACAGGGTGGAGGGTGTATTATTAAAGATAAGGTTTCAAGAAGATTTGGGTGGTTGAaccacatttgtttttaaacatttgtgtatTAGAGCAAAATAATTtagctttttaaagttttaaaggaCATTTATCATTAGTTCAGGTTAGCATTTTGGTATTTGTCAGTTTTACAATTGGTAGAACATCCTTCCttaattaaaattgtttcttttctttttagtacgAGCTCAACTGGAGGCAGTCCTGTGCGGAAATCTGAAGAGAAAACAGATACGAAGAGAACTGTCATTAAAACCATGGAAGAATATAATAATGACAATACTACTCCTGCCGAAGATGTTATTATTATGATCCAGGTTCCTCAGTCCAAGTGGGATAAAGATGACTTTGAATCTGAAGAAGAAGATGTTAAATCCACACAGCCTGTACCAAGTGTAGGAAAACCTGCCAGTGTTATAAAGAATGTTAGTACTAAGCCATCAAATACAGTCaaatacacagagaaagaaagtgagcCATCAGAGAAAATTCAGAAACTCACCAAAGAGGTGAGCCATGAGATTACACAGCATGAAGTCAAAAGTTCAAAAAACTCTTCATCTAGTGAAAAGGGGAAAACCAAAGATCGAGATCATTCagtgttagaaaaagaaaaccctgaaAAAAGGAAGAACAGCACTCAACCAGAGAAAGATAGTAATTTGGACCGTCTGAATGaacaaggaaattttaaaagtctgtctCAATCTTCCAAAGAGACTAGAGCTTCAGAAAAGCATGATTCCATTCGTGGTTCCTCAAATAAAGACTTCACTCCCAACAGAGACAAAAAAACTGACTATGACAACAGAGAGTACTCAAGTTCCAAACGtagagatgaaagaaatgaatcaACAAGAAGAAAAGACTCTCCTCCTCGGAGTAAAGATTCTGCATCTGGGCAGAAAAATAAgccaagggaggagagagagttGCCTAAAAAAGGAACAGGAGATTCCAAAAAAAGTAATTCTAGTCCACCAAGAGAGAAAAAGCCTCATGATCAGAAAACCCCCTATGATACTAAGCGCCCAAGTGAAGAGACAAAATCTGTAGATAAAAATCCTGGTAAGGATCGAGAGAAGCATGTGTTAGAGGCACGGAACAATAAAGAGTCAAATAATAGTAAATTACTTTATGTACTTAACCCACCAGACCCACAGATTGAAAAAGAACCAGTTACTGGACAGATTGACAAGAATGCTATCAAGCCTAAACCCCAGTTAAGTCATTCCTCTAGACTGTCCTCTGACTTAACTAGAGAGACTGATGAAGCTGCTTTTGAACCAGACTATAATGAAAGTGACAGTGAAAGTAATGTATCtgtgaaagaagaagaaacttcTGGAAACATTTCTTCTGGAAACATTTCTAAGGAGCTGAAAGATAAAATGATGGAGAAAGCAAAAGAGAGCCTGGACACAGCAGCAGTCCCCCAGGTGGGCGTAAGCAGGAGCCAGAGTCAAAGTAGCCCTAGTGTTAGTCCAAGTAGAAGTCACAGCCCTTCTGGAAGCCAGACCCGAAGCCACAGTAGCAGTGCCAGCTCAGCTGAAAGTCAGGAtagcaagaagaagaagaaaaagaaggaaaagaaaaagcacaagaaACATAAAAAGCATAAGAAGCATAAGAAGCATGCAGGCACTGAATTAGAGTTGGAAAAAAGCCAGAAACacaaacacaagaaaaagaagtcaaagaaaagcaaagacaaagaaaaggagaaggagaaagatgaCCAAAAAGTGAAATCTGTCACTGTGTAGGAGGACAGATTATTTTTAACTGACTTAATTACTAAGTCATCTGTATTAAATTTTGTTATAATGTAAAGAGATTCAAGCCTTGTAAATAATGACATGGAAGACCCTGTGCTGCACTTAAAATATTGCTGcttgattatttgatttttacatCAGAGCTTTATAACACGAACTTTTGTACAGAACTGTGAGTGTGTGACCATGTAACATGAGAGGTTTTGCTAGGGCCTATTATTTTTAACCACCATTAATTAGTTGGGGTGGAGTTTACTGTACTGTGAAATtttcacatttgaatttttttaattgcctGGCAAACGCTGATATAAGTTCTAAATATCAGCAGAAtgatttgctgaattcattacaACCCCGTTATGTCACTTTTTGATTACAATAAAAGTTTTCAGTAAACTTTTCAAATGTTGAATATTCgcattatttaaagaaaacagtatGGTATCTCTTCCCTTTCCCTATTCAAAACATCTTTTGAGCCTTTAGGCTGAATTggatgtttaaaatttaatttggcaCGTTGGAGATTCAAAGGTGGGCTGGAGATAGGTGGCTGGAAATAGGTTAGTTGGCAATATGGTTGAATAAATCTAGGGGATCTTGACTACAGTAAATAGAAGCTTCATTTCTTAAAAGGTTTGGGTTTACAACTTGGAGACAAGGAAGTGTGATTTATGACCGGAAGacttttcttgaaattttgatAAGTTAGTATTAAATCTCTTGTAAAGGATAATGCAGGTAAACCTGTGAGCATCTGTGGCCTGCCGCGTCTACCCAGTTGATAAGAGCAAACAGTAAGTACTAGATAAGACTGGTGGGTTATTGCTTTATTGCTGTGGTTCAGGAAGAATACTGTGAACAACGAAAAGGATCTAGGAAATGTACATAGGAGTTGCACTTAAGAAACACGTAAATGGGGATTATGTTCAtcttcatttagaa
The sequence above is drawn from the Urocitellus parryii isolate mUroPar1 chromosome 9, mUroPar1.hap1, whole genome shotgun sequence genome and encodes:
- the Rbbp6 gene encoding E3 ubiquitin-protein ligase RBBP6 isoform X1, which encodes MSCVHYKFSSKLNYDTVTFDGLHISLCDLKKQIMGREKLKAADCDLQITNAQTKEEYTDDNALIPKNSSVIVRRIPIGGVKSTSKTYVISRTEPVMGTTKAIDDSSASISLAQLTKTANLAEANASEEDKIKAMMSQSGHEYDPINYMKKPLGPPPPSYTCFRCGKPGHYIKNCPTNGDKNFESGPRIKKSTGIPRSFMMEVKDPNMKGAMLTNTGKYAIPTIDAGRLLFHKLGTMGHKQIDTYFWNRGDVYGATATQITHLREAYAIGKKEKPPFLPEEPSSSSEEDDPIPDELLCLICKDIMTDAVVIPCCGNSYCDECIRTALLESDEHTCPTCHQNDVSPDALIANKFLRQAVNNFKNETGYTKRLRKQLPPPPPPIPPPRPLIQRNLQPLMRSPISRQQDPLMIPVTSSSTHPAPSISSLTANPSSLAPPVPGNPSSTPAPVPDITATVSISVHSEKSDGPFRDSDNKILPAAALASEHPKGTSSIAITALMEEKGYQVPVLGTPSLLGQSLLHGQLIPTTGPVRINAARPGGGRPGWEHSNKLGYLVSPPQQIRRGERSCYRSINRGRHHSERSQRTQGPSLPATPVFVPVPPPPLYPPPPHTLPLPPGVPPPQFSPQFPPGQPPPAGYSVPPPGFPPAPANLSTPWVSSGVQTAHSNTIPTTQAPPLSREEFYREQRRLKEEEKKKSKLDEFTNDFAKELMEYKKIQKERRRSFSRSKSPYSGSSYSRSSYTYSKSRSGSTRSRSYSRSFSRSHSRSYSRSPPYPRRGRGKSRNYRSRSRSHGYHRSRSRSPPYRRYHSRSRSPQAFRGQSPNKRNVPQGETEREYFNRYREVPPPYDIKAYYGRNVDFRDPFEKERYREWERKYREWYEKYYKGYAAGAQPRPSANRENFSPERFLPLNIRNSPFTRGRREDYIGGQSHRSRNIGGNYPEKLSARDTHNQKDNTKSKEKEGENAPGDGKGNKHKKHRKRRKGEESEGFLNPELLETSRKSREPSGVEENKTDSLFVLPSRDDATPVRDEPMDAESITFKSVSEKDKREKDKPKTKGDKTKRKNDGSAVSKKENVTKPAKGPQDKIDGEREKSPRSEPPLKKAKEETPKTDSTKSSSSSQKDEKIIGTPRKAHSKSTKEHQETKPVKEEKVKKDYSKDVKSEKLTNKEEKAKKPTEKNKPPDSKGEKRKRKTEEKGAEKDFESSSVKISKLEVTEIVKPSPKRKMEPDIEKLDRTPEKDKTSSSAAPAKKIKLNRETGKKIGSTENIASTKEPSEKLESTSSKVKQEKGKGKVKRKVTGTEGSSSTLVDYASTSSTGGSPVRKSEEKTDTKRTVIKTMEEYNNDNTTPAEDVIIMIQVPQSKWDKDDFESEEEDVKSTQPVPSVGKPASVIKNVSTKPSNTVKYTEKESEPSEKIQKLTKEVSHEITQHEVKSSKNSSSSEKGKTKDRDHSVLEKENPEKRKNSTQPEKDSNLDRLNEQGNFKSLSQSSKETRASEKHDSIRGSSNKDFTPNRDKKTDYDNREYSSSKRRDERNESTRRKDSPPRSKDSASGQKNKPREERELPKKGTGDSKKSNSSPPREKKPHDQKTPYDTKRPSEETKSVDKNPGKDREKHVLEARNNKESNNSKLLYVLNPPDPQIEKEPVTGQIDKNAIKPKPQLSHSSRLSSDLTRETDEAAFEPDYNESDSESNVSVKEEETSGNISSGNISKELKDKMMEKAKESLDTAAVPQVGVSRSQSQSSPSVSPSRSHSPSGSQTRSHSSSASSAESQDSKKKKKKKEKKKHKKHKKHKKHKKHAGTELELEKSQKHKHKKKKSKKSKDKEKEKEKDDQKVKSVTV
- the Rbbp6 gene encoding E3 ubiquitin-protein ligase RBBP6 isoform X4 encodes the protein MSCVHYKFSSKLNYDTVTFDGLHISLCDLKKQIMGREKLKAADCDLQITNAQTKEEYTDDNALIPKNSSVIVRRIPIGGVKSTSKTYVISRTEPVMGTTKAIDDSSASISLAQLTKTANLAEANASEEDKIKAMMSQSGHEYDPINYMKKPLGPPPPSYTCFRCGKPGHYIKNCPTNGDKNFESGPRIKKSTGIPRSFMMEVKDPNMKGAMLTNTGKYAIPTIDAEAYAIGKKEKPPFLPEEPSSSSEEDDPIPDELLCLICKDIMTDAVVIPCCGNSYCDECIRTALLESDEHTCPTCHQNDVSPDALIANKFLRQAVNNFKNETGYTKRLRKQLPPPPPPIPPPRPLIQRNLQPLMRSPISRQQDPLMIPVTSSSTHPAPSISSLTANPSSLAPPVPGNPSSTPAPVPDITATVSISVHSEKSDGPFRDSDNKILPAAALASEHPKGTSSIAITALMEEKGYQVPVLGTPSLLGQSLLHGQLIPTTGPVRINAARPGGGRPGWEHSNKLGYLVSPPQQIRRGERSCYRSINRGRHHSERSQRTQGPSLPATPVFVPVPPPPLYPPPPHTLPLPPGVPPPQFSPQFPPGQPPPAGYSVPPPGFPPAPANLSTPWVSSGVQTAHSNTIPTTQAPPLSREEFYREQRRLKEEEKKKSKLDEFTNDFAKELMEYKKIQKERRRSFSRSKSPYSGSSYSRSSYTYSKSRSGSTRSRSYSRSFSRSHSRSYSRSPPYPRRGRGKSRNYRSRSRSHGYHRSRSRSPPYRRYHSRSRSPQAFRGQSPNKRNVPQGETEREYFNRYREVPPPYDIKAYYGRNVDFRDPFEKERYREWERKYREWYEKYYKGYAAGAQPRPSANRENFSPERFLPLNIRNSPFTRGRREDYIGGQSHRSRNIGGNYPEKLSARDTHNQKDNTKSKEKEGENAPGDGKGNKHKKHRKRRKGEESEGFLNPELLETSRKSREPSGVEENKTDSLFVLPSRDDATPVRDEPMDAESITFKSVSEKDKREKDKPKTKGDKTKRKNDGSAVSKKENVTKPAKGPQDKIDGEREKSPRSEPPLKKAKEETPKTDSTKSSSSSQKDEKIIGTPRKAHSKSTKEHQETKPVKEEKVKKDYSKDVKSEKLTNKEEKAKKPTEKNKPPDSKGEKRKRKTEEKGAEKDFESSSVKISKLEVTEIVKPSPKRKMEPDIEKLDRTPEKDKTSSSAAPAKKIKLNRETGKKIGSTENIASTKEPSEKLESTSSKVKQEKGKGKVKRKVTGTEGSSSTLVDYASTSSTGGSPVRKSEEKTDTKRTVIKTMEEYNNDNTTPAEDVIIMIQVPQSKWDKDDFESEEEDVKSTQPVPSVGKPASVIKNVSTKPSNTVKYTEKESEPSEKIQKLTKEVSHEITQHEVKSSKNSSSSEKGKTKDRDHSVLEKENPEKRKNSTQPEKDSNLDRLNEQGNFKSLSQSSKETRASEKHDSIRGSSNKDFTPNRDKKTDYDNREYSSSKRRDERNESTRRKDSPPRSKDSASGQKNKPREERELPKKGTGDSKKSNSSPPREKKPHDQKTPYDTKRPSEETKSVDKNPGKDREKHVLEARNNKESNNSKLLYVLNPPDPQIEKEPVTGQIDKNAIKPKPQLSHSSRLSSDLTRETDEAAFEPDYNESDSESNVSVKEEETSGNISSGNISKELKDKMMEKAKESLDTAAVPQVGVSRSQSQSSPSVSPSRSHSPSGSQTRSHSSSASSAESQDSKKKKKKKEKKKHKKHKKHKKHKKHAGTELELEKSQKHKHKKKKSKKSKDKEKEKEKDDQKVKSVTV
- the Rbbp6 gene encoding E3 ubiquitin-protein ligase RBBP6 isoform X2 → MSCVHYKFSSKLNYDTVTFDGLHISLCDLKKQIMGREKLKAADCDLQITNAQTKEEYTDDNALIPKNSSVIVRRIPIGGVKSTSKTYVISRTEPVMGTTKAIDDSSASISLAQLTKTANLAEANASEEDKIKAMMSQSGHEYDPINYMKKPLGPPPPSYTCFRCGKPGHYIKNCPTNGDKNFESGPRIKKSTGIPRSFMMEVKDPNMKGAMLTNTGKYAIPTIDAGRLLFHKLGTMGHKQIDTYFWNRGDVYGATATQITHLREAYAIGKKEKPPFLPEEPSSSSEEDDPIPDELLCLICKDIMTDAVVIPCCGNSYCDECIRTALLESDEHTCPTCHQNDVSPDALIANKFLRQAVNNFKNETGYTKRLRKQLPPPPPPIPPPRPLIQRNLQPLMRSPISRQQDPLMIPVTSSSTHPAPSISSLTANPSSLAPPVPGNPSSTPAPVPDITATVSISVHSEKSDGPFRDSDNKILPAAALASEHPKGTSSIAITALMEEKGYQVPVLGTPSLLGQSLLHGQLIPTTGPVRINAARPGGGRPGWEHSNKLGYLVSPPQQIRRGERSCYSINRGRHHSERSQRTQGPSLPATPVFVPVPPPPLYPPPPHTLPLPPGVPPPQFSPQFPPGQPPPAGYSVPPPGFPPAPANLSTPWVSSGVQTAHSNTIPTTQAPPLSREEFYREQRRLKEEEKKKSKLDEFTNDFAKELMEYKKIQKERRRSFSRSKSPYSGSSYSRSSYTYSKSRSGSTRSRSYSRSFSRSHSRSYSRSPPYPRRGRGKSRNYRSRSRSHGYHRSRSRSPPYRRYHSRSRSPQAFRGQSPNKRNVPQGETEREYFNRYREVPPPYDIKAYYGRNVDFRDPFEKERYREWERKYREWYEKYYKGYAAGAQPRPSANRENFSPERFLPLNIRNSPFTRGRREDYIGGQSHRSRNIGGNYPEKLSARDTHNQKDNTKSKEKEGENAPGDGKGNKHKKHRKRRKGEESEGFLNPELLETSRKSREPSGVEENKTDSLFVLPSRDDATPVRDEPMDAESITFKSVSEKDKREKDKPKTKGDKTKRKNDGSAVSKKENVTKPAKGPQDKIDGEREKSPRSEPPLKKAKEETPKTDSTKSSSSSQKDEKIIGTPRKAHSKSTKEHQETKPVKEEKVKKDYSKDVKSEKLTNKEEKAKKPTEKNKPPDSKGEKRKRKTEEKGAEKDFESSSVKISKLEVTEIVKPSPKRKMEPDIEKLDRTPEKDKTSSSAAPAKKIKLNRETGKKIGSTENIASTKEPSEKLESTSSKVKQEKGKGKVKRKVTGTEGSSSTLVDYASTSSTGGSPVRKSEEKTDTKRTVIKTMEEYNNDNTTPAEDVIIMIQVPQSKWDKDDFESEEEDVKSTQPVPSVGKPASVIKNVSTKPSNTVKYTEKESEPSEKIQKLTKEVSHEITQHEVKSSKNSSSSEKGKTKDRDHSVLEKENPEKRKNSTQPEKDSNLDRLNEQGNFKSLSQSSKETRASEKHDSIRGSSNKDFTPNRDKKTDYDNREYSSSKRRDERNESTRRKDSPPRSKDSASGQKNKPREERELPKKGTGDSKKSNSSPPREKKPHDQKTPYDTKRPSEETKSVDKNPGKDREKHVLEARNNKESNNSKLLYVLNPPDPQIEKEPVTGQIDKNAIKPKPQLSHSSRLSSDLTRETDEAAFEPDYNESDSESNVSVKEEETSGNISSGNISKELKDKMMEKAKESLDTAAVPQVGVSRSQSQSSPSVSPSRSHSPSGSQTRSHSSSASSAESQDSKKKKKKKEKKKHKKHKKHKKHKKHAGTELELEKSQKHKHKKKKSKKSKDKEKEKEKDDQKVKSVTV